A DNA window from Rhodothermales bacterium contains the following coding sequences:
- a CDS encoding DUF2911 domain-containing protein: protein MRKTVYTSLFSVLTLVIMALVAQPASAQRDNSKSRPSPNATVSQTIGTTDINVSYGRPGVKGRTVFGGLEGYGKVWRAGANEPTTITFANDIMVEGQHLVAGTYNLFFRLAENGEWGAIFATPVRWGTMYDEANKVLEVKVKAETIPNHEWLNYTFDDLTEKSATLVMKWETKRVPIKLAAM, encoded by the coding sequence ATGAGAAAGACGGTCTATACTTCCCTTTTCAGCGTCCTTACGCTCGTGATTATGGCGCTCGTCGCCCAGCCGGCCAGTGCGCAGCGCGACAACAGCAAGTCGCGCCCGAGCCCGAACGCGACGGTGTCGCAGACCATCGGCACGACCGATATCAACGTGTCTTACGGTCGACCCGGGGTTAAAGGCCGCACGGTGTTCGGCGGGCTCGAAGGGTATGGCAAGGTATGGCGTGCCGGCGCCAACGAGCCGACGACCATCACCTTCGCGAACGACATCATGGTGGAGGGCCAGCACCTCGTGGCCGGCACCTACAACCTGTTCTTCCGTCTCGCCGAAAACGGCGAATGGGGGGCCATCTTCGCCACACCGGTCCGCTGGGGCACGATGTACGACGAAGCCAACAAGGTCCTGGAAGTGAAGGTAAAAGCCGAAACGATCCCGAACCACGAGTGGCTCAACTACACGTTCGACGACCTGACCGAAAAGTCGGCCACCCTCGTCATGAAGTGGGAGACGAAGCGCGTGCCGATCAAGCTGGCGGCGATGTAA
- a CDS encoding choline dehydrogenase, with protein sequence MASTAFDYIVVGAGAAGCAVAHRLSEDPNVQVALLEAGPKDSSPLIHMPAGFTKLVGQRVNWGFSTVPQKHVNNREMHYPQGRTLGGSTSINAMIYIRGHALDYDEWRDLGNAGWGYDDVLPYFRKSENNERFVNEYHGTGGPVNVADQTQSNLLTRAFVRAAQEIGLPYTPDHNGAQQEGVSYYQVTQRNVRRESAATAYIHSVKHRKNLTVLTDAWASRVVVEKGRAVGVEYLKGRKEHVTLRARAEVILSGGAVNSPKLLLLSGIGPADELRALGIDPVHDLPGVGKNFQDHMDVYIAAECSQPVSYNGEDRWDKAIRHGIQYLLYKTGPVTACVAEAGIFLKTSDEVRSPDIQIHCLPAYVVDHGRMRIKGHGITINTCNLRPKSIGSVTLRSTNPLDAPAIDPNFLADPYDWKISIEGFKWGRKLLASEAFRPFIKREYLPGPETQSDEQIKDYIRKWSKTDYHPVGSCKMGHDDMAVVDTRLRVRGIEALRVIDASIMPTLISGNTQAPSIMIGEKGAAMVVQGKR encoded by the coding sequence ATGGCATCTACCGCATTCGATTACATCGTCGTCGGCGCCGGCGCGGCCGGTTGCGCCGTGGCGCACCGGCTGAGCGAAGACCCGAACGTTCAGGTCGCCCTCCTCGAAGCCGGCCCGAAAGACAGCTCTCCGCTCATTCACATGCCGGCCGGGTTCACGAAACTCGTCGGCCAACGGGTCAACTGGGGCTTTTCGACGGTCCCCCAAAAGCATGTCAATAACCGCGAAATGCATTACCCGCAGGGACGGACGCTGGGGGGGAGCACCTCGATAAACGCGATGATCTACATTCGGGGACACGCGCTGGATTACGACGAGTGGCGCGACCTCGGCAACGCCGGCTGGGGCTACGACGATGTGCTGCCCTACTTCAGGAAATCCGAAAACAACGAGCGGTTCGTCAACGAATACCACGGCACAGGAGGGCCCGTGAACGTGGCGGACCAGACGCAGTCCAACCTCCTCACCCGCGCCTTCGTCCGTGCGGCGCAGGAAATCGGCCTGCCCTATACTCCAGACCACAACGGCGCCCAGCAGGAAGGGGTGAGTTATTATCAGGTGACCCAGCGCAACGTCCGCCGCGAAAGCGCCGCGACGGCCTACATCCACTCCGTGAAACACCGCAAAAACCTGACGGTCCTCACCGATGCCTGGGCCTCGCGCGTGGTGGTCGAGAAAGGACGCGCCGTGGGGGTCGAGTACCTGAAAGGGAGAAAAGAGCATGTGACGCTGCGTGCCCGAGCCGAGGTGATCCTCAGCGGCGGCGCGGTCAACTCGCCCAAGCTGCTGCTGTTATCCGGCATCGGTCCGGCGGACGAACTGCGGGCGCTGGGTATCGATCCGGTCCACGACCTGCCGGGCGTGGGGAAGAATTTCCAGGATCACATGGACGTATATATCGCGGCTGAGTGTAGCCAGCCGGTGAGTTACAACGGGGAAGATCGGTGGGATAAAGCTATCCGCCACGGGATCCAGTACCTGCTGTACAAAACCGGTCCGGTGACGGCCTGCGTCGCGGAGGCCGGCATTTTCCTGAAAACCAGCGACGAGGTCCGCTCGCCCGACATCCAGATCCACTGCCTGCCGGCGTACGTGGTGGACCACGGCCGGATGCGCATCAAGGGCCACGGGATCACGATCAACACCTGCAACCTGCGCCCGAAGAGCATCGGCTCGGTGACGTTGCGCTCGACGAATCCATTGGACGCGCCGGCGATCGACCCTAACTTCCTGGCCGACCCGTACGACTGGAAGATCTCCATCGAGGGCTTCAAGTGGGGCCGCAAATTGCTGGCATCCGAAGCCTTTCGCCCGTTCATCAAACGCGAATACCTCCCCGGGCCCGAGACGCAGTCCGACGAGCAGATCAAGGACTACATCCGCAAGTGGTCCAAAACCGACTACCACCCCGTCGGCTCCTGCAAGATGGGCCACGACGACATGGCCGTGGTGGACACCCGGCTTCGCGTCCGCGGCATCGAGGCACTCCGCGTCATCGACGCCTCCATCATGCCCACCCTCATAAGCGGCAACACCCAGGCCCCGTCCATCATGATCGGGGAGAAAGGGGCGGCGATGGTGGTTCAAGGCAAAAGGTAA
- a CDS encoding T9SS type A sorting domain-containing protein, with the protein MRRTTRLLALFALLSVTTSALYAQPVHHLAPGAPTSLTSPTDPVSIAVMSLKYPGDYIVFDDALFFTGLDQTSSGRELWRTDGTREGTQLFLDIRPGPETSNPSYLVEASGVLFFVADDGVHGRELWASDGTPDGTRLVTDAWAGPNGSAPNDVVVSGDQVFFTPWNDIVGRELWVSDGTPAGTKLVKDIVPGYQGGRPVHLTDADGTLYFSAWTPEAGFELWKSDGTPEGTVLIKDIAPGSADTMPTLFTTLGDRVYFAADDRVNGQELWVTDGTSEGTVMMADIRPGEGSSWPASLTRIGDRLVFAADDGVHGAELWESRGTLETTRLVADIWPGLPGAGPHHFVELNGRLFFAASDPQHGIEPWVSDGSAAGTLLVKDGYPGLDDSAPAHLLVKGLRVFYAGDDDSHGYELWVSDGTEAGTHLVKDLLPGLEGSRPQGLTTFGDAFYFSAIADLSGSQRLWRSDGTPEGTRLVIPPYDSLRLFLSHTRLFETWRIRPHLFTEEGDRTTEIAPASAEWTSTAPDVAGYDPTLDRVVAYTAGTARLTASFQGTIASVDIVVEAPILPPVYETIDPYLASAPDDAIHTVPVLVIRYLPTPNGVDLDITKVPDFWWLHEVTLADMKKTIDLFDKRTKFMLEEGSRFRGYKTLRGDPGAGPMPPPSIGYKVVRYLTVYEQTPPSTYTYDVSGVPSYYVDVTQVMDRFSLQELIEAEGVKEVWFWSSPFDTSFPTYTSNPSLFDPADFRGMPESNMASPSSGDISNSWRIHDDLPILDHTYIVYGSNFRRSQAESVHNHGHQLEVMLRYAASRQDGHDGLFWHDFVGVTNGQFTTGRSGWTHMPPNTIDNYDYVDPALVLSDIEDWRPDNTGAKTLVNLNTWGDLPYEWPEPDVIPQQVESHWYIYWMQNMPGYQNTIPYGNDFMTNWWFATAEWDAALGTSPTFGLHGAEPALPVSLVHFDGRYDTDRVQLTWDTASETNNAGFALERAVEADGPFAPIAFVSGQGTTSDPHTYTYTDTALPAGSATVAYRLKQVDMDGQFAYSSTVTVATPPAQFTLSPNYPNPFNPRTRITYTLPVATDVRLAVYDLLGRERVVLVDTFQDAGRYAVEMDAGAWASGQYLYRIQAGSFDKTGVMLLLR; encoded by the coding sequence ATGAGACGCACCACCCGGCTTCTCGCCCTCTTCGCTCTGCTGAGCGTCACCACCTCCGCGCTCTACGCGCAACCTGTACATCATCTGGCGCCTGGCGCCCCGACATCGCTGACGTCTCCCACCGATCCGGTGTCGATCGCCGTCATGAGCCTGAAATATCCCGGCGACTACATCGTCTTTGATGACGCCCTTTTTTTTACAGGGCTGGACCAGACCTCTTCCGGGAGGGAGCTTTGGAGAACGGACGGCACGCGTGAGGGCACGCAGCTATTTCTCGACATCAGGCCAGGCCCCGAAACCAGCAACCCGTCCTACCTGGTCGAGGCCAGCGGAGTGCTCTTTTTTGTCGCCGATGACGGCGTCCACGGGCGAGAACTGTGGGCATCCGATGGCACGCCCGATGGCACGCGCCTCGTCACGGACGCGTGGGCCGGCCCAAACGGCTCCGCGCCAAATGACGTCGTGGTTTCCGGTGACCAGGTGTTCTTCACCCCGTGGAACGATATCGTCGGTCGGGAACTCTGGGTGAGTGACGGGACGCCGGCGGGCACGAAGCTCGTAAAGGACATCGTCCCCGGATACCAGGGCGGCCGGCCCGTCCATCTGACCGATGCGGACGGCACTCTCTACTTTTCGGCCTGGACGCCCGAAGCGGGGTTTGAGTTATGGAAAAGCGATGGCACACCCGAAGGCACGGTGCTCATCAAAGATATCGCCCCCGGTTCCGCGGACACCATGCCGACGCTATTCACCACGCTGGGCGACCGGGTCTATTTTGCCGCGGACGACCGGGTGAATGGCCAGGAGCTGTGGGTGACGGATGGTACGAGCGAGGGCACCGTGATGATGGCCGACATCCGGCCGGGCGAGGGATCCTCATGGCCGGCCTCACTGACGCGCATCGGCGATCGCCTGGTCTTCGCGGCGGATGACGGCGTCCATGGGGCCGAGTTGTGGGAATCGCGGGGGACCTTGGAAACGACGCGGCTGGTGGCCGACATCTGGCCCGGATTACCTGGTGCAGGACCGCACCACTTCGTCGAGTTAAACGGCCGGCTCTTTTTCGCGGCATCCGATCCCCAGCATGGCATCGAGCCCTGGGTGAGTGATGGAAGCGCCGCCGGCACGCTCCTGGTCAAAGATGGCTACCCCGGTCTGGACGACAGTGCGCCGGCTCATCTGCTCGTGAAAGGCTTGCGGGTATTCTACGCCGGTGACGACGATAGCCATGGCTACGAATTATGGGTCAGCGACGGCACGGAGGCCGGCACGCACCTCGTTAAAGACCTTCTGCCCGGCCTCGAAGGATCTCGCCCACAAGGCCTCACGACGTTCGGAGACGCCTTCTATTTTTCAGCCATAGCCGATCTCTCCGGCTCTCAGCGCCTATGGCGTAGCGACGGTACGCCCGAGGGGACCCGACTGGTCATCCCCCCGTACGACAGTCTGCGCCTCTTTCTCAGCCATACGCGCTTGTTTGAGACATGGCGCATCCGCCCCCATCTCTTCACGGAGGAAGGCGACCGGACGACTGAGATCGCGCCTGCTTCGGCCGAGTGGACCTCCACGGCGCCAGACGTCGCCGGCTACGATCCCACACTGGATCGCGTCGTAGCATACACCGCCGGCACGGCGAGGCTCACCGCCTCGTTCCAGGGAACGATCGCCTCCGTCGATATCGTCGTCGAGGCCCCGATCCTCCCGCCCGTGTATGAAACGATCGACCCCTACCTCGCCTCGGCCCCCGACGATGCCATCCACACCGTGCCGGTACTTGTCATCCGGTATCTGCCCACACCCAACGGCGTTGATCTCGATATCACGAAGGTGCCCGACTTCTGGTGGCTCCATGAAGTCACGCTCGCTGACATGAAGAAGACGATCGACCTGTTCGACAAGCGCACGAAGTTCATGCTCGAGGAAGGCTCGCGTTTCCGGGGCTACAAGACCCTGCGCGGGGATCCCGGCGCCGGCCCGATGCCCCCACCGTCCATCGGGTATAAGGTTGTCCGCTACCTGACCGTTTACGAACAAACCCCGCCATCTACCTACACCTATGATGTATCGGGCGTGCCCTCCTATTATGTGGATGTGACCCAGGTGATGGATCGCTTTAGCCTCCAGGAGCTGATCGAGGCCGAGGGGGTCAAGGAAGTCTGGTTCTGGTCATCGCCCTTCGACACCAGCTTCCCGACCTATACCAGTAACCCGAGCCTGTTCGACCCCGCCGACTTCCGGGGGATGCCGGAGTCCAACATGGCCAGCCCGAGTTCGGGCGACATCTCCAACAGCTGGCGCATCCACGATGACCTGCCCATCCTGGACCATACCTACATCGTCTACGGATCGAACTTCCGGCGGTCGCAGGCCGAATCCGTCCACAACCACGGGCACCAGTTGGAGGTCATGCTACGGTATGCCGCCAGCCGGCAAGACGGCCACGACGGGCTGTTCTGGCACGACTTCGTCGGCGTCACGAATGGCCAGTTTACCACCGGCCGCAGCGGCTGGACGCACATGCCCCCGAATACCATCGACAACTACGACTACGTCGACCCCGCGCTCGTACTGAGTGATATCGAGGACTGGCGGCCGGACAATACCGGGGCAAAAACGCTGGTCAACCTCAACACCTGGGGCGATCTGCCCTATGAATGGCCCGAACCCGATGTTATTCCGCAGCAGGTGGAGTCGCACTGGTACATCTACTGGATGCAGAACATGCCGGGGTATCAGAACACGATTCCCTACGGCAACGACTTCATGACAAACTGGTGGTTCGCGACCGCCGAGTGGGACGCGGCCCTGGGCACGAGCCCGACGTTCGGACTGCACGGAGCCGAGCCGGCGCTGCCCGTTTCCCTCGTCCACTTCGACGGACGCTACGACACCGACCGCGTCCAACTGACCTGGGATACGGCGAGCGAAACCAACAACGCCGGCTTCGCCCTCGAGCGCGCGGTTGAGGCTGACGGTCCTTTCGCGCCGATTGCGTTTGTCTCCGGCCAGGGTACGACCTCCGATCCACACACCTACACCTATACGGATACAGCACTCCCCGCCGGGTCGGCCACCGTCGCGTATCGCCTCAAACAGGTGGATATGGATGGGCAATTCGCCTATTCATCGACCGTAACGGTAGCGACACCGCCGGCGCAATTTACCCTCTCGCCCAACTACCCGAATCCGTTTAACCCCCGGACCCGGATCACCTATACCCTCCCGGTGGCGACGGACGTGCGGCTGGCCGTGTACGACCTGCTGGGCCGAGAACGGGTTGTCCTGGTCGATACCTTCCAGGACGCGGGACGTTACGCCGTGGAGATGGATGCCGGGGCGTGGGCCAGCGGGCAGTACCTCTACCGCATCCAGGCCGGCTCGTTTGACAAAACGGGGGTGATGCTGCTGCTCCGGTAG